One window of the Pelmatolapia mariae isolate MD_Pm_ZW linkage group LG15, Pm_UMD_F_2, whole genome shotgun sequence genome contains the following:
- the cpsf2 gene encoding cleavage and polyadenylation specificity factor subunit 2, with protein MTSIIKLTAVSGVQEESALCYLLQVDEFRFLLDCGWDENFSMEIIDAMKRHVHQVDAVLLSHPDPIHLGALPYAVGKLGLNCTIYATIPVYKMGQMFMYDLYQSRNNSEDFTLFTLDDVDAAFDKIQQLKYSQIVNLKGKGHGLSITPLPAGHMIGGTIWKIVKDGEEEIVYAVDFNHKREIHLNGCSLESLSRPSLLITDSFNAAYVQPRRKQRDEQLLTNVMETLRGDGNVLIAVDTAGRVLELAQLLDQIWRTKDAGLGAYPLALLNNVSYNVVEFSKSQVEWMSDKLMRCFEDKRNNPFQFRHLTLCHSLADLARVPSPKVVLCSQPDLESGFSRELFIQWCQNAKNSIILTYRTTPGTLARYLIDNPGEKMLDLEVKKRVKLEGKELEEYLEKEKLKKETAKKLEQAKEVDVDSSDESDMDDDLDQSAVVKTKHHDLMMKGEGSRKGSFFKQAKKSYPMFPTHEERIKWDEYGEIIRLEEFLVPELQATEEEKSKLESGLTNGDEPMDQDLSVVPTKCISSTESLEIRARVTYIDYEGRSDGDSIKKIINQMKPRQLVIVRGPPEPSLDLAESCKAFSKDIKVYTPKLQETVDATSETHIYQVRLKDSLVSSLQFCKAKDTELAWIDGVLDMRVVKVDTGVILEEGVKDEAEESELAMDIAPDLGIDPINIAVTAQRAMKNLFGEDEKEFSEESDVIPTLEPLPPNEISGHQSVFINEPRLSDFKQVLLREGIQAEFVGGVLVCNNMVAVRRTEAGRIGLEGCLCDDYYKIRELLYQQYAVV; from the exons ATGACGTCCATTATCAAGCTGACAGCCGTGTCAGGGGTTCAGGAGGAGTCTGCCCTTTGTTACCTGCTGCAGGTGGATGAATTCCGCTTCCTCTTGGACTGCGGCTGGGATGAGAACTTCTCCATGGAAATCATAGATGCTATGAAGAG ACATGTTCATCAGGTCGACGCTGTGCTGCTCTCCCATCCCGACCCCATACACTTGGGAGCCCTGCCATACGCTGTGGGCAAACTAGGGCTGAACTGTACTATCTATGCCACGATTCCTGTCTACAAGATGGGGCAGATGTTCATGTACGATCTGTATCAG TCCCGAAACAACAGTGAAGATTTTACACTGTTCACACTTGATGATGTGGATGCTGCTTTTGATAAGATCCAGCAGCTGAAATACTCTCAGATTGTCAATTtgaaag GAAAAGGGCACGGTCTTTCCATTACTCCTCTTCCAGCCGGTCACATGATTGGAGGCACTATttggaaaattgtgaaggatggGGAGGAGGAGATTGTTTACGCCGTGGACTTTAACCACAAGAGAGAAAT CCACCTCAATGGCTGCTCACTGGAGAGCCTCAGCCGTCCATCCTTACTTATTACAGACTCCTTCAATGCGGCGTATGTACAACCACGTCGCAAGCAAAGAGATGAGCAGCTACTTA CCAATGTGATGGAGACCCTGCGTGGTGATGGCAATGTCCTTATTGCCGTAGATACAGCTGGGCGTGTGCTGGAACTGGCTCAGCTCCTGGACCAGATTTGGAGGACGAAGGATGCTGGGCTCGGAGCTTACCCACTCGCTCTGCTTAACAATGTTAGCTACAATGTAGTGGAGTTCTCAAAGTCCCAG GTGGAGTGGATGAGTGACAAGCTCATGAGGTGTTTTGAGGACAAGAGGAACAACCCGTTCCAATTCCGACATTTGACCCTGTGCCACAGTCTGGCAGACCTGGCCCGAGTACCCAGCCCCAAGGTGGTGCTCTGCAGCCAACCGGACCTTGAGTCAGGGTTTTCTCGAGAACTTTTTATCCAGTGGtgtcaaaatgcaaaaaattcCATCATCCTGACGTACCGCACCACACCTGGAACCTTAGCTCGCTACCTCATCGACAACCCTGGAGAAAAGATGCTGGATCTGGAG GTCAAGAAGAGAGTAAAACTCGAAGGCAAGGAGCTGGAAGAATACCTGGAAAAGGAGAAACTTAAGAAAGAAACTGCTAAAAAACTTGAACAAGCAAAAGA GGTGGATGTGGACTCCAGCGATGAGAGCGATATGGATGATGATCTGGATCAGTCGGCTGTAGTAAAAACCAAACACCACGATTTGATGATGAAGGGTGAGGGCAGCCGTAAAGGCAGTTTCTTCAAACAGGCCAAAAAGTCATATCCAATGTTCCCCACACACGAGGAGAGAATCAAATGGGACGAGTATGGAGAAATCATCAG GCTAGAGGAGTTTCTGGTTCCTGAATTGCaagccacagaggaggagaagagcaaATTAGAATCTGGTTTGACCAATGGAGATGAACCTATGGACCAGGATCTGTCTGTAGTCCCCACAAAATGCATCTCAAGCACAGAAAGTCTTGAAATAAG AGCAAGGGTCACGTACATAGACTACGAGGGTCGCTCTGACGGGGACTCCATAAAGAAGATTATCAATCAGATGAAGCCCAGACAGCTGGTGATTGTTCGTGGGCCACCAGAACCCAGTCTGGACCTGGCAGAGTCCTGCAAGGCTTTTAGCAAGGACATCAAAGTCTACACGCCTAAACTGCAGGAAACTGTGGATGCCACTAGTGAAACCCACATCTACCAG GTGCGGTTAAAAGACTCCTTGGTGAGCTCTCTGCAGTTCTGCAAGGCCAAAGACACGGAGTTAGCGTGGATTGACGGTGTGCTGGACATGCGTGTAGTGAAGGTGGATACCGGCGTGATACTGGAGGAGGGTGTGAAAGACGAGGCGGAAGAAAGCGAGCTGGCTATGGACATCGCCCCCGATCTTGGCATTGACCCCATCAACATAGCAGTCACGGCACAGCGAGCCATGAAGAACTTGTTCGGAGAGGACGAGAAGGAGTTTTCTGAAGAGAGTGATGTCATTCCCACGCTGGAACCACTGCCACCAAACGAG